In Leishmania mexicana MHOM/GT/2001/U1103 complete genome, chromosome 22, a genomic segment contains:
- a CDS encoding ribonucleoside-diphosphate reductase small chain,putative, whose protein sequence is MSGEPKAMDVCAAPAKRARKEEAETDVARPSSEAADVSSPSAAEDLVMKPVAPGAEVLPVDKVAEGTNAEEEPLQQENPFRYVLFPIQYHDIWRKYKEQESCIWTVEEIDLGNDMKDWAALNDGERHFIKHVLAFFAGSDGIVVENLAQRFMSDVKVPEARAFYGFQLMMENIHSETYSVLLDTYITDSEEKLRLLHAIQTIPCIQRKAEWAVRWIGSSASFQERLIGFAAVEGIFFSGSFCALFWLKKRGLMPGLTFSNELISRDEGLHTDFACLLYNSHIKHKLPRERVLEIIVDAVNIEREFICDALPVRLIGMNAELMAQYIEFVADRLLVSLGEEKHYNSTQPFDFMEMISLQGKTNFFEKKVGEYQKAGVMSTEGTSKKFSLSEDF, encoded by the coding sequence ATGTCTGGCGAGCCGAAGGCGATGgatgtgtgtgctgcgcctgcgaAGCGTGCgcggaaggaggaggcggagacggaTGTTGCGCGGCCGtccagcgaggcggccgacGTGTCAAGCCCGTCGGCCGCAGAGGATCTCGTCATGAAACCAGTTGCGCCTGGCGCCGAGGTGCTGCCGGTGGACAAGGTTGCTGAGGGGACgaacgccgaggaggagccgctgcagcaggagaacCCGTTCCGCTACGTCCTCTTCCCAATCCAGTACCATGACATCTGGCGCAAGTACAAGGAGCAGGAGAGCTGCATCTggacggtggaggagatcgACCTGGGCAACGACATGAAGGACTGGGCGGCGCTGAACGACGGGGAGCGGCACTTCATCAAGCACGTGCTTGCCTTCttcgccggcagcgacggcataGTCGTCGAGAATCTTGCGCAGCGCTTCATGAGCGACGTGAAGGTGccagaggcgcgcgcgttCTACGGGTTCCAGCTGATGATGGAGAACATCCACTCGGAGACGTActctgtgctgctggacaCGTACATCACGGACAGCGAGGAgaagctgcggctgctgcacgcgaTACAGACGATCCCGTGCATCCAGAGGAAGGCGGAGTGGGCCGTGCGGTGGATCGGGAGCAGCGCGAGCTTTCAGGAGCGGCTGATAGGCTTCGCTGCGGTGGAAGGCATTTTCTTTTCCGGGTCGTTCTGCGCGCTGTTCTGGCTGAAGAAGCGCGGTCTGATGCCGGGGCTGACGTTCAGCAACGAGCTCATCTCGCGCGACGAGGGTCTACACACGGACTTCGCATGCCTGCTGTACAACTCGCACATCAAGCACAAACTGCCGCGCGAGCGCGTGCTGGAGATCATTGTGGATGCGGTGAACATCGAGCGAGAGTTCATCTGTgacgcgctgccggtgcggctGATTGGCATGAACGCAGAGCTCATGGCGCAGTACATCGAGTTCGTCGCAGACCGGCTGCTTGTATCGCTCGGCGAGGAGAAGCACTACAACTCGACGCAGCCGTTCGACTTCATGGAGATGATCTCGCTGCAGGGCAAGACGAACTTCTTTGAGAAGAAGGTGGGTGAGTACCAGAAGGCCGGCGTGATGAGCACGGAGGGCACGTCGAAGAAGTTTTCCCTCTCGGAGGACTTCTAG
- a CDS encoding putative polyprotein translates to MHAPPQPPPPPRTHYQYMHSFECRCLLSRKMLRLYGADTVPVIVEPTESHLRLSPSPPSLHGESKPSAGSAGGVGGYAQHGQLSSGGRAGAGVTASSTASPFTSPSAKSTLKCILPRSKSVAEVILTLRGRLALDSCQSLFLSVGENDVLVPGNSLLGDLYERYRNPDGFLYLGYLLENTFG, encoded by the coding sequence ATGCAcgcgccaccacagccgccgccgccacctcgcacGCACTACCAGTACATGCACTCCTTCGAATGCCGCTGCCTGCTATCCAGGAAAATGCTCCGGTTATACGGCGCTGACACGGTTCCAGTGATTGTAGAGCCGACGGAGAGCCATCTTCgactgtcgccgtcgccgccctccctGCACGGAGAGTCCAAGCCATCCGCTGGTTCAGCAGGCGGCGTCGGTGGCTACGCACAGCACGGGCAGCTCTCCTCCGGTGGCCGCGCCGGTGCGGGTGTCACGGCGTCCTCGACCGCATCACCCTTTACTTCTCCCTCAGCGAAGAGTACACTCAAGTGCATCTTGCCACGCTCCAAGTCCGTGGCAGAGGTAATTCTGACGCTGCGGGGTCGCCTCGCCTTGGACAGCTGCCAGTCGTTATTTCTCTCCGTTGGGGAGAATGACGTGCTCGTGCCTGGAAATTCGCTTCTCGGCGACCTCTACGAGCGCTACCGCAACCCCGACGGTTTCCTGTACCTTGGCTACTTGCTGGAAAACACCTTCGGGTGA